From Echeneis naucrates chromosome 7, fEcheNa1.1, whole genome shotgun sequence, one genomic window encodes:
- the ccdc30 gene encoding coiled-coil domain-containing protein 30 isoform X2, translating into MDHEEVKFVWTEVDQISKRLQEDGMPPAASAEERQCHLWQQLLRSEAKVQSATQELQTLRTQQASEMKEVESYVAHIRGLLEERECLTADYERENEHLCHELHKIRQQQESQSKELAEMLAQEDLGEMGLSSPSEQVAYLLVERATLLERLEAAERRLESQSLASNLREGSQEEHIHHMTEEELRQQREDVQKSIDTMTKSSSQSPWKKLFGLRRSGQTKHNITPAQSEEVSQERNERQRLVQDLEEASRRLAMAHQDIRRLTNELDVAKNNNLDSSGSGVQGMVQEVEILRREVDKLKHSDMMKLQRAKEQNERLDAENRALRERVRTIESEKKNLQEQLTIHNANQAVRNEEDRKDKGINCVPQNNLSDLSAQENIHKRCHEAMEDGLVKVRELQRQLQRLRKDQEELEERNEELEALLGEAQNASKEETHRHEGELEGLHRRIKSLEAELKKQDPHDKIMKNGEEVKATESYLKLHLRNSSQERLALLEARLTEEKDWRKQLEVDLSAAQAALKKDKEALQIGERELKKLRLEVNSLQTECQQGKTLIKSLTQVKGEKACLEEKLAQMERAHSRLQSELKHCKDSNWTQEDRKESRLQVDQLQEQADHLTAELSSLQTAHNTLRDEMVSERRQTAELEAKLCSSVQEKLAAEGERERLELEIQRLNEQLKWHQNQLSSTKEALISSQKLELLHTAHVESRLNPLEPAKNENMDQLSCLKQELNHLQTKLEEEQHLASQQQLALQARVSEAQARIKSLNSVLSQKAEEAKQMKQDMQRAQNLFTSAERELRYEKEKNMDLKRHNTLLDQENLKLCAELKQVQTKVVQLEQTVHTQMAESESHQQKIRELELELARNSTNRSATTNLQEDLEAERARLIAADKKVLELQQQLKNAQHQLRLEEARAGESSRLERDSRDLSDTLSALKAQQQEEHITRKLLEQREEELQQQVRSLRLKEVSLTRTNTEISHRAQQLDTRLSILEAELSKAKEEARDSQKSNQRLQEELSASQQECDRLQGELQEVLLQLDTHVRKYNEKQSQHKIKLRQAKQVFLKTTAQRDHTIQKLENDLLLASSLSHKEKERIHTVMEENEKLLEEKRELLRKINEAEEMGSNSMRTASTVQHRVNVLEVENRQLQDRTLKLSNQVGSLERALRNLQSFYSLETVKKVLPSESLCDGVLHASALSLTSGTCDPLDILDKLCRVKVGERMLVDGTRASISTQQLSEQGYLNLTSPLVPPEARATEDSSISNDKA; encoded by the exons ATGGATCATGAAGAGGTAAAATTT GTGTGGACAGAGGTTGACCAGATTTCTAAGCGACTTCAAGAGGATGGCATGCCTCCAGCGGCCAGTGCAGAGGAACGGCAGTGTCATTTGTGGCAGCAGCTTCTTAGAAGCGAGGCAAAAGTTCAGTCAGCCACACAGGAGCTGCAGACTTTACGAACCCAGCAGGCCAGTGAGATGAAGGAG GTGGAGAGCTATGTTGCACATATTCGTGGGCTGTTGGAAGAGCGTGAATGTCTGACAGCAGACTATGAGCGAGAGAATGAACACTTGTGTCATGAacttcacaagatcagacaacAACAAG AGAGCCAGAGCAAAGAACTGGCAGAGATGCTGGCTCAGGAAGACCTTGGGGAGATGGGTCTGAGCAGTCCCAGTGAGCAAGTGGCTTACTTGCTGGTAGAAAGGGCTACACTGCTTGAAAGGCTGGAGGCTGCTGAAAGGAGACTGGAAAGTCAGAGCCTTGCTAGCAACTTGAGGGAGGGCTCCCAGGAG GAGCATATTCACCACATGACGGAGGAGGAGTtaaggcagcagagagaggatgTACAGAAAAGCATAGATACCATGACAAAG tCCTCATCCCAAAGTCCATGGAAGAAGCTCTTTGGGCTCCGCAGGTCTGGTCAGACCAAACACAATATTACCCCT GCCCAAAGTGAGGAGGTCTCACAGGAGCGAAATGAGCGCCAGCGGCTAGTGCAAGACCTGGAAGAGGCATCTAGGAGGCTGGCGATGGCTCATCAGGATATCCGCAGACTCACCAATGAACTGGATGtggccaaaaacaacaacctagACTCGAGTG GATCTGGAGTTCAGGGAATGGTCCAAGAAGTAGAAATCCTGAGGAGGGAAGTGGACAAACTGAAACATTCTG ATATGATGAAGCTTCAGCGGGCCAAAGAGCAAAACGAAAGACTAGATGCTGAGAACAGAGCTCTGCGGGAGCGAGTCCGCACCATAgagtctgaaaagaaaaatctccaGGAACAG TTAACAATTCATAATGCAAACCAAGCTGTTCGAAATGAAGAGGATCGAAAGGACAAGGGTATTAATTGTGTACCACAAAACAATCTCTCTGACTTGTCAGCTCAGGAGAATATTCACAAACG GTGTCATGAGGCAATGGAAGATGGGCTTGTGAAGGTGAGGGAGCTGCAACGGCAACTCCAAAGGCTACGCAAAGATcaggaagagctggaggagaggaatGAGGAGCTGGAGGCCCTGCTGGGGGAGGCCCAGAATGCCAGCAAGGAGGAAACTCATCGCCATGAGGGTGAACTGGAGGGACTGCACAGAAGG ATTAAAAGCCTGGAGGCAGAGCTGAAGAAGCAGGATCCCCATGATAAAATAATGAAGAATGGAGAAGAGGTCAAAGCTACAGAGTCCTACTTAAAGCTG CATCTCAGGAACAGCAGCCAGGAGAGACTGGCCCTGCTGGAGGCACGCCTGACTGAAGAGAAGGATTGGAGGAAACAGTTGGAGGTTGACCTCAGTGCGGCCCAGGCTGCCctcaaaaaagacaaagag gctttgcaAATAGGTGAGCGGGAGCTGAAGAAGCTCAGACTGGAGGTCAACAGCCTCCAGACAGAGTGCCAACAAGGGAAAACGCTCATCAAGAGCCTTACCCAAGTCAAAGGGGAAAAAGCATGTCTCGAGGAAAAG TTGGCCCAGATGGAGCGTGCCCACAGCCGACTTCAGAGTGAGCTGAAGCACTGTAAGGATAGTAACTGGACCCAGGAGGATCGGAAGGAAAGCAGGCTTCAAGTTGACCAACTGCAGGAGCAGGCTGATCATCTGACTGCTGAACTGAGCAGCCTCCAGACAGCACACAATACTCTTAG AGATGAAATGGTTTCTGAGCGGCGGCAGACTGCAGAACTTGAAGCCAAGCTGTGCTCTAGTGTCCAGGAGAAGCTGGCAgcagagggggaaagagagagactggagCTTGAGATACAGCGCCTCAATGAGCAGCTCAAGTGGCATCAAAACCAGCTCTCTTCTACAAAAGAAGCACTTATAAGCAGCCAGAAGCTTGAACTCCTCCACACAGCTCATGTAGAATCCAGGCTTAACCCACTAGAGCCtgccaaaaatgaaaacatggatCAG CTTTCATGTCTGAAGCAGGAGCTGAATCATCTGCAAACAAAGCTGGAAGAGGAGCAGCACTTGgcctctcagcagcagctggccCTGCAGGCCCGGGTCAGTGAAGCTCAGGCACGCATCAAG TCCCTCAACTCAGTGCTCAGCCAGAAGGCAGAAGAGGCTAAACAGATGAAGCAAGACATGCAGAGGGCCCAGAACCTGTTTacatcagcagagagagagctgcgctatgagaaagagaagaacatgGACTTGAAGAGGCACAACACCCTGCTGGACCAGGAAAACCTCAAG CTTTGTGCAGAGTTGAagcaggtccagaccaaggTGGTCCAATTGGAGCAGACTGTCCATACTCAAATGGCTGAGAGTGAAAGTCACCAGCAGAAAATCAGGGAACTGGAGCTGGAACTCGCACGCAACTCTACAAATCGCAGTGCAACCACTAATCTACAGGAGGACCTTGAGGCTGAGAGGGCCCGGCTTATTGCTGCTGACAAGAAG GTgttagagctgcagcagcagcttaagAATGCTCAGCACCAGCTGCGTCTGGAGGAGGCTCGGGCCGGGGAGAGCAGCCGCCTGGAGCGGGACAGCAGGGATTTGTCTGACACCTTGTCAGCCCTGAAGgcccagcagcaggaggagcacATCACCAG GAAGCTTTTAGAGCAGCGTGAGGAGgaattgcagcagcaggtgcgCTCCTTGAGGCTGAAGGAGGTCTCCCTGACTAGAACCAACACAGAGATAAGCCACCGTGCCCAGCAGCTGGACACCCGTCTGTCCATCCTAGAGGCTGAGCTTAGCAAGGCCAAAGAGGAG GCAAGAGACAGCCAGAAGTCCAATCAAAGACTGCAGGAGGAGCTTTCAGCCAGTCAACAGGAGTGTGACAGACTACAGGGGGAGCTGCAGGAGGTTCTCCTCCAACTGGACACTCACGTCAG GAAGTACAACGAAAAGCAGAGTCAACACAAGATTAAACTGCGTCAGGCCAAGCAAGTATTTCTAAAGACGACAGCACAGAGAGACCACACAATCCAGAAACTGGAGAATGACCTTTTGCTGGCTTCCAGCCTCTCCCACAAG GAGAAGGAAAGAATCCACACAGTGATGGAGGAAAATGAGAAGCTTTTGGAAGAGAAGAGGGAACTGTTGAGGAAGATAAATGAGGCAGAGGAAATGGGCAGTAATAGCATGAGGACTGCATCAACGGTTCAACACAG GGTCAACGTTTTAGAAGTGGAAAACAGACAGTTACAGGATCGAACCTTGAAGCTCTCCAATCAAGTTGGTTCCTTGGAGCGTGCCCTGAGGAATCTTCAGTCGTTCTACAGCCTGGAG ACTGTCAAGAAAGTCCTGCCTTCTGAAAGTCTCTGTGACGGGGTCCTACATGCATCTGCCTTAAG TCTGACGTCAGGAACCTGTGACCCGTTGGACATCCTGGACAAACTCTGCCGTGTGAAGGTGGGTGAGCGAATGCTAGTGGATGGCACCCGAGCATCTATCTCCACACAGCAGCTATCAGAACAGGGTTACCTGAATCTCACCTCCCCATTAGTTCCTCCAGAGGCTAGAGCAACAGAGGATAGCTCTATTAGCAATGACAAAGCATGA
- the ccdc30 gene encoding coiled-coil domain-containing protein 30 isoform X1 produces the protein MDHEEVKFVWTEVDQISKRLQEDGMPPAASAEERQCHLWQQLLRSEAKVQSATQELQTLRTQQASEMKEVESYVAHIRGLLEERECLTADYERENEHLCHELHKIRQQQESQSKELAEMLAQEDLGEMGLSSPSEQVAYLLVERATLLERLEAAERRLESQSLASNLREGSQEEHIHHMTEEELRQQREDVQKSIDTMTKQSSSQSPWKKLFGLRRSGQTKHNITPAQSEEVSQERNERQRLVQDLEEASRRLAMAHQDIRRLTNELDVAKNNNLDSSGSGVQGMVQEVEILRREVDKLKHSDMMKLQRAKEQNERLDAENRALRERVRTIESEKKNLQEQLTIHNANQAVRNEEDRKDKGINCVPQNNLSDLSAQENIHKRCHEAMEDGLVKVRELQRQLQRLRKDQEELEERNEELEALLGEAQNASKEETHRHEGELEGLHRRIKSLEAELKKQDPHDKIMKNGEEVKATESYLKLHLRNSSQERLALLEARLTEEKDWRKQLEVDLSAAQAALKKDKEALQIGERELKKLRLEVNSLQTECQQGKTLIKSLTQVKGEKACLEEKLAQMERAHSRLQSELKHCKDSNWTQEDRKESRLQVDQLQEQADHLTAELSSLQTAHNTLRDEMVSERRQTAELEAKLCSSVQEKLAAEGERERLELEIQRLNEQLKWHQNQLSSTKEALISSQKLELLHTAHVESRLNPLEPAKNENMDQLSCLKQELNHLQTKLEEEQHLASQQQLALQARVSEAQARIKSLNSVLSQKAEEAKQMKQDMQRAQNLFTSAERELRYEKEKNMDLKRHNTLLDQENLKLCAELKQVQTKVVQLEQTVHTQMAESESHQQKIRELELELARNSTNRSATTNLQEDLEAERARLIAADKKVLELQQQLKNAQHQLRLEEARAGESSRLERDSRDLSDTLSALKAQQQEEHITRKLLEQREEELQQQVRSLRLKEVSLTRTNTEISHRAQQLDTRLSILEAELSKAKEEARDSQKSNQRLQEELSASQQECDRLQGELQEVLLQLDTHVRKYNEKQSQHKIKLRQAKQVFLKTTAQRDHTIQKLENDLLLASSLSHKEKERIHTVMEENEKLLEEKRELLRKINEAEEMGSNSMRTASTVQHRVNVLEVENRQLQDRTLKLSNQVGSLERALRNLQSFYSLETVKKVLPSESLCDGVLHASALSLTSGTCDPLDILDKLCRVKVGERMLVDGTRASISTQQLSEQGYLNLTSPLVPPEARATEDSSISNDKA, from the exons ATGGATCATGAAGAGGTAAAATTT GTGTGGACAGAGGTTGACCAGATTTCTAAGCGACTTCAAGAGGATGGCATGCCTCCAGCGGCCAGTGCAGAGGAACGGCAGTGTCATTTGTGGCAGCAGCTTCTTAGAAGCGAGGCAAAAGTTCAGTCAGCCACACAGGAGCTGCAGACTTTACGAACCCAGCAGGCCAGTGAGATGAAGGAG GTGGAGAGCTATGTTGCACATATTCGTGGGCTGTTGGAAGAGCGTGAATGTCTGACAGCAGACTATGAGCGAGAGAATGAACACTTGTGTCATGAacttcacaagatcagacaacAACAAG AGAGCCAGAGCAAAGAACTGGCAGAGATGCTGGCTCAGGAAGACCTTGGGGAGATGGGTCTGAGCAGTCCCAGTGAGCAAGTGGCTTACTTGCTGGTAGAAAGGGCTACACTGCTTGAAAGGCTGGAGGCTGCTGAAAGGAGACTGGAAAGTCAGAGCCTTGCTAGCAACTTGAGGGAGGGCTCCCAGGAG GAGCATATTCACCACATGACGGAGGAGGAGTtaaggcagcagagagaggatgTACAGAAAAGCATAGATACCATGACAAAG cagtCCTCATCCCAAAGTCCATGGAAGAAGCTCTTTGGGCTCCGCAGGTCTGGTCAGACCAAACACAATATTACCCCT GCCCAAAGTGAGGAGGTCTCACAGGAGCGAAATGAGCGCCAGCGGCTAGTGCAAGACCTGGAAGAGGCATCTAGGAGGCTGGCGATGGCTCATCAGGATATCCGCAGACTCACCAATGAACTGGATGtggccaaaaacaacaacctagACTCGAGTG GATCTGGAGTTCAGGGAATGGTCCAAGAAGTAGAAATCCTGAGGAGGGAAGTGGACAAACTGAAACATTCTG ATATGATGAAGCTTCAGCGGGCCAAAGAGCAAAACGAAAGACTAGATGCTGAGAACAGAGCTCTGCGGGAGCGAGTCCGCACCATAgagtctgaaaagaaaaatctccaGGAACAG TTAACAATTCATAATGCAAACCAAGCTGTTCGAAATGAAGAGGATCGAAAGGACAAGGGTATTAATTGTGTACCACAAAACAATCTCTCTGACTTGTCAGCTCAGGAGAATATTCACAAACG GTGTCATGAGGCAATGGAAGATGGGCTTGTGAAGGTGAGGGAGCTGCAACGGCAACTCCAAAGGCTACGCAAAGATcaggaagagctggaggagaggaatGAGGAGCTGGAGGCCCTGCTGGGGGAGGCCCAGAATGCCAGCAAGGAGGAAACTCATCGCCATGAGGGTGAACTGGAGGGACTGCACAGAAGG ATTAAAAGCCTGGAGGCAGAGCTGAAGAAGCAGGATCCCCATGATAAAATAATGAAGAATGGAGAAGAGGTCAAAGCTACAGAGTCCTACTTAAAGCTG CATCTCAGGAACAGCAGCCAGGAGAGACTGGCCCTGCTGGAGGCACGCCTGACTGAAGAGAAGGATTGGAGGAAACAGTTGGAGGTTGACCTCAGTGCGGCCCAGGCTGCCctcaaaaaagacaaagag gctttgcaAATAGGTGAGCGGGAGCTGAAGAAGCTCAGACTGGAGGTCAACAGCCTCCAGACAGAGTGCCAACAAGGGAAAACGCTCATCAAGAGCCTTACCCAAGTCAAAGGGGAAAAAGCATGTCTCGAGGAAAAG TTGGCCCAGATGGAGCGTGCCCACAGCCGACTTCAGAGTGAGCTGAAGCACTGTAAGGATAGTAACTGGACCCAGGAGGATCGGAAGGAAAGCAGGCTTCAAGTTGACCAACTGCAGGAGCAGGCTGATCATCTGACTGCTGAACTGAGCAGCCTCCAGACAGCACACAATACTCTTAG AGATGAAATGGTTTCTGAGCGGCGGCAGACTGCAGAACTTGAAGCCAAGCTGTGCTCTAGTGTCCAGGAGAAGCTGGCAgcagagggggaaagagagagactggagCTTGAGATACAGCGCCTCAATGAGCAGCTCAAGTGGCATCAAAACCAGCTCTCTTCTACAAAAGAAGCACTTATAAGCAGCCAGAAGCTTGAACTCCTCCACACAGCTCATGTAGAATCCAGGCTTAACCCACTAGAGCCtgccaaaaatgaaaacatggatCAG CTTTCATGTCTGAAGCAGGAGCTGAATCATCTGCAAACAAAGCTGGAAGAGGAGCAGCACTTGgcctctcagcagcagctggccCTGCAGGCCCGGGTCAGTGAAGCTCAGGCACGCATCAAG TCCCTCAACTCAGTGCTCAGCCAGAAGGCAGAAGAGGCTAAACAGATGAAGCAAGACATGCAGAGGGCCCAGAACCTGTTTacatcagcagagagagagctgcgctatgagaaagagaagaacatgGACTTGAAGAGGCACAACACCCTGCTGGACCAGGAAAACCTCAAG CTTTGTGCAGAGTTGAagcaggtccagaccaaggTGGTCCAATTGGAGCAGACTGTCCATACTCAAATGGCTGAGAGTGAAAGTCACCAGCAGAAAATCAGGGAACTGGAGCTGGAACTCGCACGCAACTCTACAAATCGCAGTGCAACCACTAATCTACAGGAGGACCTTGAGGCTGAGAGGGCCCGGCTTATTGCTGCTGACAAGAAG GTgttagagctgcagcagcagcttaagAATGCTCAGCACCAGCTGCGTCTGGAGGAGGCTCGGGCCGGGGAGAGCAGCCGCCTGGAGCGGGACAGCAGGGATTTGTCTGACACCTTGTCAGCCCTGAAGgcccagcagcaggaggagcacATCACCAG GAAGCTTTTAGAGCAGCGTGAGGAGgaattgcagcagcaggtgcgCTCCTTGAGGCTGAAGGAGGTCTCCCTGACTAGAACCAACACAGAGATAAGCCACCGTGCCCAGCAGCTGGACACCCGTCTGTCCATCCTAGAGGCTGAGCTTAGCAAGGCCAAAGAGGAG GCAAGAGACAGCCAGAAGTCCAATCAAAGACTGCAGGAGGAGCTTTCAGCCAGTCAACAGGAGTGTGACAGACTACAGGGGGAGCTGCAGGAGGTTCTCCTCCAACTGGACACTCACGTCAG GAAGTACAACGAAAAGCAGAGTCAACACAAGATTAAACTGCGTCAGGCCAAGCAAGTATTTCTAAAGACGACAGCACAGAGAGACCACACAATCCAGAAACTGGAGAATGACCTTTTGCTGGCTTCCAGCCTCTCCCACAAG GAGAAGGAAAGAATCCACACAGTGATGGAGGAAAATGAGAAGCTTTTGGAAGAGAAGAGGGAACTGTTGAGGAAGATAAATGAGGCAGAGGAAATGGGCAGTAATAGCATGAGGACTGCATCAACGGTTCAACACAG GGTCAACGTTTTAGAAGTGGAAAACAGACAGTTACAGGATCGAACCTTGAAGCTCTCCAATCAAGTTGGTTCCTTGGAGCGTGCCCTGAGGAATCTTCAGTCGTTCTACAGCCTGGAG ACTGTCAAGAAAGTCCTGCCTTCTGAAAGTCTCTGTGACGGGGTCCTACATGCATCTGCCTTAAG TCTGACGTCAGGAACCTGTGACCCGTTGGACATCCTGGACAAACTCTGCCGTGTGAAGGTGGGTGAGCGAATGCTAGTGGATGGCACCCGAGCATCTATCTCCACACAGCAGCTATCAGAACAGGGTTACCTGAATCTCACCTCCCCATTAGTTCCTCCAGAGGCTAGAGCAACAGAGGATAGCTCTATTAGCAATGACAAAGCATGA